In Prochlorococcus marinus str. GP2, the DNA window TATGGAGTTGGTAAAAGCTGTAACTAATGAAGAACTATCGCCAAACTATTTTATTAATCATTTAAGGTCTAAAATAAATGATTTTTGCTGAAACATTACTTTTAAAGAATTTGGTTAGGTGTGAGGATGTAAGATAAACAAAAATAATTTCTTGATGGCAAATCTAAATCAGCCCCCAAGTAGGGTTACCCCAAATTTATTGCACATACTAAATGCTTTCACTGACAGCTCAAATACAATAATAAACACTATTGTTGAATTGAACTCTAATACCATAAATAAATATGAATTAATTACAGAAACGGGCCATCTTAAACTTGATAGGGTAGGTTATTCATCACTTGCGTATCCTTTTGCTTATGGATGTATTCCAAGGACATGGGATGAAGATGGAGACCCGCTTGATGTAGAAATTGTTGGAGTAACTGAGCCATTGATACCAGGATCTATTGTGGAAGCAAGGATTATTGGGGTGATGAAATTTGATGATGGTGGAGAGGTCGATGATAAGGTAATAGCTGTTCTAGCAGATGATAAAAGAATGGATCATATCTCAAGTTATGAAGACCTTGGAGATCATTGGTTAAAAGAAACAAAGTATTATTGGGAGCACTACAAAGATCTAAAAAAACCAGGAACATGTACTGTCAATGGTTTTTTTGGGATAGAAGAAGCTGTTAAAGTGATTAAAGACTGTGAAGAGAGATACAAAAAAGAAATTGATCCTAAATTAGTAAATTAACTAATTTTATTTTTCTCTAAATTTTTCAAATATTTCGCTTAATATTTCTTCGGCACCTTGCTGCTTTAATTTTTTAGCTAGTTCTTTGCCTACTTCCTCGGGATCATTAATATTGCCAATATATTGATCTTTAATAAGCCTTTCTCCATCAAGAGATGCAACCATACCAGTAAGGCAAAGTTGTTCATTCTGAATTTTACTATTCACACCTATTGGGACTTGGCATCCACCTTCAAGCTCTCTTAAAAAAGCCCTTTCTGCTAGACATCTTTGACTGGTGGGTTTATCTTCTAAGATATTTATAATTTCTAAAACTTTTTTATCATCAGATTTACATTCAATGCCTAGTGCTCCTTGGCCAACGGCATGAAGGGAAACTTCACTTGGAATAATCTGGTGAATTCTTGATTCAAAGCCTAATCTCTTTAGACCAGCGGCCGCAAGAATTATACAATCAAATTCGCCTGCATCTAATTTTTCAATTCTTGTAATAACATTTCCCCTGATATCTTTGAAAAAAAGATGTGGGTACTTATTTCTTAATTGTGCAAGTCTTCTTAGGGAGCTTGTTCCAACAATCGAACCTTCAGGTAAGTTTTCTAATTTATAACAGTCATTTTTTTTGTTTACTACTAAAGCATCTGCAGGATCCTCCCTTTTTGTAATGCATCCTAATTTAAGGCCATTAGGTAAATTGGTTGGTAAATCTTTTAGAGAATGTACTGCTATATCTGCATGTCCTACGAGCATTTGTGCTTCAAGTTCTTTTGTAAACAAGCCTTTGTCACCTATTTTTGCTAAGGCTACATCAAGGATTTTGTCACCTTGAGTTGCCATAGCTTCTATAGATACCTCTAAATTAGGAATATTTCTTTCTAGTTGATCTTTAACCCATAAAGTTTGAACCATTGCTAGCTTACTTCTTCTACTAGCTATTTTTAGCTTAAAATTAGTCATTAAATATTATTTTGAGTTTGAATTAAAAATTAAGTCGAATTTATTTTAAGCTATTATTTTGCCAGTTTTTAAAAGCTAATTATTATACTTAACTTTTTTTATTTTATATATTCTTTTAAAACCCCATTTCGATTTGGATGTCTAAGTTTTCTTAGAGCTTTTGCCTCTATTTGTCTAATTCTTTCTCTCGTCACATCAAAAATCTGGCCAATTTCTTCAAGAGTTTTCATTCTTCCATCATCAATTCCATATCTCAATCTGAGAACATCTCTTTCTCTTGGACTAAGAGTGGCTAATACTCCTTCCAAATCTTCTCTTAGTAAAGTTTTAGAAACATCTTGCTCAGGATTTTCTATATCAGCCTCTATGAAGTCTCCTAGTCTTGAGTCTTCTTCTTTCCCTATTGGAGTTTCTAAAGAAATAGGAAGTTGCGCACTTTTAGCTATAAATCTTAATTTTTCGATGGTCATTTCCATACTCTCAGCGATTTCTTCTTCACTAGGTTTCCTGCCAAATTCTTGGCTAAGAACTTTTGTAGTTTTTTTAATTCTGGATATTGTCTCGTATAAGTGAACTGGCAATCTAATAGTTCTACTTTGATCCGCAATTGCTCTTGTAATAGCTTGGCGAATCCACCAAGTTGCATATGTAGAGAACTTATAGCCTTTTTCATGGTCGAATTTTTCTGCTGCCCTAATTAGACCCAAACTTCCTTCTTGGATTAAATCTTGAAATGATAAACCTCTATTCATATATTTTTTAGCAATGGAAACAACTAATCTTAAATTTGATTGAACCATTTTTTCTTTGGCTCGCCGCCCTAAGAGAAGTCTTCTTCTAAATTTGGGAAGAGGCATATCTATTAACTCGGCCCATTCTCTTACAGATGGGAAATGTCCTTTTTCTGACTCATATTGAGTTGCTAGCTCTTCTAATTGGAGTAAGTCAGCAATTTTTCTTGCAAGCTCAATTTCTTCATCTGGTCTTAAAAGTCTAATTCTTCCAATTTCTTGGAGATAAACTCTTATTGAATCTTCAGTGTAGATACCTTTTGGCCCAAGTTTTATATTCCCGAGCCCTTTATCTTCTTCTTCAGAATCACTAAATTCATTATTGTTATTTTCAAGATTGCTTTCGTTTAACTCAGCAGATGTCTGTAAAGTTTGATTATTTTTATTACTATCTTCTTCAACTACTGTTTCTAAATTTGTATTAATTTTTTTATTGATCTTTTTTTTTGAACTAGGCTTGGAATTCTTTGATTCTGCTGCGACTGGACACATAATTGACTCCTTTCTACGGTGAATTTAACTAGATAAAATTTTATTTAGGGCTAATTTGAACATTTAGTAGTAAAGTCCCCTTAATGTTAAAAAAACTTTTTTACAAAATGAGAATAAGAAAAGTTTTCTAAATTGTTGAAAAATTTAAATAGTGCTATAGATTACCTAAAGTAAAAAGTCTTGGGATTTCTCAGACAGGCAGATCATTTTTGAATTTTCAGTCAATGATCAGAGCTTCATGTCTCCCTTAAGAGCAGGATACTTACAATGTGCAAAAAACACTTTGTGGAATGTTCAACAATCCAATACTAAGAAAAAGTTTTGAAGCCGGCAAGTAATCAGTTATTAAATATCTCCTATAAATTGGAAATTTTGCTTGATATAGGTAGTAGTAATGAAAGCTTTTACTATTTAGATGGAAATAATCTTGGAGCAGAAGTTGGAGATATTGTAAGTGTGAGACTTAGGGGGAGATTATTGAATGGGTTAGTGATCTCCAAAAAAGACTTTTCGACAATCAATAATGATGAATCAAATATTACTGGAGGAAAAAGCATAAGATATTTGTTTGTTGAAAGTATTTTGCAAAAAAAAATAATTGATGAATCTTGGAGAGAATTGATAGACTCCCTAGCCTCTTTTTATATGGTTAGTAATTTAAAAATGTTAAAAACTGCATTTCCTCCTGGTTGGATTGGTAAATATAAAAATTTCTCTAAAGGTTTAAAAGATCAAATATGGATTGAAACTAAAAAAGAATTTGATATTAAGAAAAATGGATTAACCAAAAAAGAATTTTTTTTAATGGATACTTTATCTAAAAAAGGTAATTGGCAAAGTGAATTAATAAAGTCTGGTTTCAATTACACTCTAATCAACTCAATGGTCAGTAAAAATTATCTTGCTAAATCTAAAAGAAAAAAAAATATAAATAGTAAATTAAATTCCTTTGTAAAAGATCATATCGTAACGAAAAAACCAAATCTTACAAATGAGCAAAAAATTGCATTTCAAAAATTTCAAACAATGAAACCAGGAGATGCATTACTTCTTTGGGGCGAAACAGGTTCAGGTAAAACAGAAGTGTATATGAGAATTGCTGAAGATCAATTTCTTAAGAAAAAAAGTTGTTTGATACTAGCCCCAGAAATTGGATTAATTCCTCAACTTATTGATAGGTTTAGTAGGCGATTTAATAATGTCGTTTACGAATATCATAGTAATTGTTCTCCCGATCATAGAACTTTAGTTTGGAAGAAAATTATTAATGCTAATGAACCTTTAATAGTAATAGGTACAAGGTCGGCAGTTTTTCTTCCAATCAGAAATCTGGGATTAATAATAATGGATGAAGAACATGATGTTTCTTATAAGCAAGATAGTCCTATGCCTTGCTATGACGCGAGAGAGATTGCTATTGAAATAGTAAAAAGGAATTCTGCAAAGTTAATTTTTGGGAGTGCAACCCCATCAATGAAGACTTGGAAAAAGTGTATTTTTGAAAGGAATTTTAAATTAGTAAGAATGATTCAAAGGATATCCAGTAATGAGACTCCTGAAATGAAAATTATTGATATGCGGGATGAGTTCAAGAAGGGAAATATGAAAATTTTTTCCAATGAATTATTACAATTGCTTCCTCAACTACGCTTAAAAAAAGAGCAAGCAATAATTTTGATCCCTAGGAGGGGGCATAGTGGATTTTTAAGTTGTAGAAATTGTGGATATTTAATAAATTGCCCCAACTGTGACGTTCCTTTATCAGTTCATCTCGGATCACAAGGAAAAAAATGGTTAAGGTGTCATTGGTGTGATCATAAATCAAGATTGATCAATCGATGCCCAGATTGTCATTCAACTGCTTTCAAACCTTTTGGAATTGGTACGCAAAGGGTTATAGAGTTTTTAAATGAAGAATTCCCTGACTTAAGAGTACTTCGCTTTGATAGAGATACAACTTCAGGAAAGGATGGTCATAGAGATATTCTTTCAAAGTTTTCTAAAGGTGATGCTGATATTCTTGTCGGTACTCAGATGTTGGCAAAAGGTATTGACATCCCCAATATTACTCTTTCAGTAGTTATTGCAGCAGATGGGTTGCTTCATCGCCCAGATATTTCAGCAGAAGAAAAATCATTACAATTATTTTTGCAAGTAGCAGGAAGGGCCGGCAGGGCACAAAAAAAAGGGAAAGTAATTTTTCAAACATATAAACCTAACCACCCTGTGATTTCGTATCTTCAAAAAAGAGATTATGAAAGATTCTTAATTGAAAACTCGAGATTGAGAAAGGATGCTAATTTATTTCCATTTTGCACAATTTGCCTACTTAAATTATCAGGTGAAAATTATGAATTAACTGAGTCAATTGCAATAAAATTAGCAAAATATCTACTCAGTTTTTGTGAGAAAAAGAACTGGAAATTAATTGGACCTGCCCCTAGTTTAATAGCTAAAGTCGGTAAAAAATTTAGATGGCAGATATTAATACATGGCCCTGAAGGAACAAAGATACCTTTACCTGATAGATCAATATTATGGAAACTTATTCCAAAAAATGTTTTTTTAACAATAGATGTTAATCCAGCAGAGTTGTAATTACTTTGATGGAAGTTGAGGTAAATCTGAACCTAATTTAAATCTATAGAATCTTAATAAATAAGCTAATATTATAATTATTAAAATAATAGTTATTCCAATCAAGAGTTTGTTGAGGCTCCAGAAAGAAAATTCAAGACTATTTATCTGCCCTTGATTTAAATCCCAAATTATTAGATTTTTTGTGATTTCTAAATTTGAATTATTTTTATCGGTAAGGATAGCTTTATTAGGGTGAATAATTTTGAAAATGAGTTCTAAATTATCAATGCCTTTAATAGAATTTAGATCCAAATCTAACCTGTAAAAGTATTTTTTAAAAAAAATGAAGTTTTTTTGAGTAGTATTAATTTCTATATTTGTTGATTCACCTGCTAACTCTCCAGCTGTATTTTGGGTGATTTTAAGAACTTGCTTTGTATCCTCTAAATTGAGATTTTTATGTTTCAAAGAAAATGTCGATTCGTCTTGTTCAATTTCTGCGTCAGGAAAAATATCTTTCATCTTCTCTTCAAATTTTAATTGCCAAGGAAATTTCTTTATGTATTTACTCTCTATCACTAAATTATTAGTTATTGAATCAAGTTCACTAAGATCAAGGGTATCCTCAATTTTTACGCAGCCACTTAAAAGTGGAATTAATAATAATAGTATTAAAAAAATGATCAGTGAAAAGCCTTTCTGAAAAGGTTTTGTTTCACCAGTTGGTGTCTCAGTTACATTGATAAATTTTTTTTTCTTCAATACTTCTCTTTTTTTGCGCGGTGAGTTAAGAGATTTTTTATTGAGTGATGGGTCGCTTTCAAACTGTAAGTTCCAATTTTCTGGCTTTTTAATGTCAGGAGAGTCTATAACTTCCATCAAATATTTTGCATTTTCTCTCGTCTTATTATCGTAAGATTTTAGAAGTTCTTTACAAAACCTTTTAGCCTCCTCCCTTTTATTGATACCACATAGAGCAGTAATTAAGATTGTTCTTAAATTTACTCCCTCTTTGCTTGATAAAGGAAATGATTCGATTATGGGCAAAAGAAATTCAATGCAATAATGATACTCACCTTTAGCTAAAGCAAGTTCTACTTTTTCTAAAACTTGCTCATAAGTTTTCATGGGTTAGGCGACTATCATTGTACCTATTCCGGAATTTGTAAAAATCTCAAGAAGTAATGAATGTTCTATTCTTCCATCAATTATGTGAGCTGCTTTGACTCCTTGGGCTAAAGCTCTTATACAGCATTCTGTCTTTGGAATCATACCTTCAGTCACAACTTTTTTATCAATAAAATCTCTTGCTTCTTTGAGATTAGTTTTTTCAACAAGACTATTTTTGTTATCTTTTTCTTTTAAAATCCCTTGAGTATCAGTAAGAAGAATAAGTTTTTCTGCATTTATTGCAGCAGCAATTTCTCCAGCAACAAAATCTGCATTAATGTTATGGGAAATACCCTCCAAGGTTGATCCAATGCTAGAAATTATTGGGATGTATCCTTTAGAAATAAGAGGATCTAATATTTCAGGATTGATTTTTGAAACCTCTCCCACTAACCCATGGCTACCATCTCCTAGTTCTCTGGATTGAATTAAGTTGCCATCAAGACCTGATAACCCCACAGCTAAGGATCCAGTTTTATTAATACCTTTTACAATTTGTTTGTTAACTCTACCCATTAGAACCATCTCGACAATTTCCATTGTTTTTTGATCAGTAATTCTTAATCCATTTTCGAATCTAGGAGATATTTCTAATTTCTTTAACCAATTATTAATCTCTGGTCCACCTCCATGAATTACTACCGGACAAACCCCGACGGTTGATAAAAGTGCAATGTCTCTAAAAAAAGCATTTTTTAAATTATCATTCTCCATAACAGAACCACCATACTTGATAACAATTTTTCTACCTGAGAAACTTTGTATATATGGAAGTGCTTCGCTTAATATTGATACTCTTTGGGAATCATTCATTATTAAAAATTCATTAAAACTTGATTGAATTGAGAAATTAGGTTTTTACAAATATATCCCTATATTCAATAAAAGAGTATAAAATCAAATTCTTCTTTATTATCGTCGATAATAAATTCTGATTCAAGACCTTTAACGAAAAACCTGTTTAATCTTTCTTGTTTTTCAATCCATTTTTCTAGCGGGACAGCGTTTAATTCGAAACGCAT includes these proteins:
- the argB gene encoding acetylglutamate kinase → MNDSQRVSILSEALPYIQSFSGRKIVIKYGGSVMENDNLKNAFFRDIALLSTVGVCPVVIHGGGPEINNWLKKLEISPRFENGLRITDQKTMEIVEMVLMGRVNKQIVKGINKTGSLAVGLSGLDGNLIQSRELGDGSHGLVGEVSKINPEILDPLISKGYIPIISSIGSTLEGISHNINADFVAGEIAAAINAEKLILLTDTQGILKEKDNKNSLVEKTNLKEARDFIDKKVVTEGMIPKTECCIRALAQGVKAAHIIDGRIEHSLLLEIFTNSGIGTMIVA
- the rpoD gene encoding RNA polymerase sigma factor RpoD codes for the protein MCPVAAESKNSKPSSKKKINKKINTNLETVVEEDSNKNNQTLQTSAELNESNLENNNNEFSDSEEEDKGLGNIKLGPKGIYTEDSIRVYLQEIGRIRLLRPDEEIELARKIADLLQLEELATQYESEKGHFPSVREWAELIDMPLPKFRRRLLLGRRAKEKMVQSNLRLVVSIAKKYMNRGLSFQDLIQEGSLGLIRAAEKFDHEKGYKFSTYATWWIRQAITRAIADQSRTIRLPVHLYETISRIKKTTKVLSQEFGRKPSEEEIAESMEMTIEKLRFIAKSAQLPISLETPIGKEEDSRLGDFIEADIENPEQDVSKTLLREDLEGVLATLSPRERDVLRLRYGIDDGRMKTLEEIGQIFDVTRERIRQIEAKALRKLRHPNRNGVLKEYIK
- a CDS encoding inorganic diphosphatase — protein: MANLNQPPSRVTPNLLHILNAFTDSSNTIINTIVELNSNTINKYELITETGHLKLDRVGYSSLAYPFAYGCIPRTWDEDGDPLDVEIVGVTEPLIPGSIVEARIIGVMKFDDGGEVDDKVIAVLADDKRMDHISSYEDLGDHWLKETKYYWEHYKDLKKPGTCTVNGFFGIEEAVKVIKDCEERYKKEIDPKLVN
- a CDS encoding DUF3153 domain-containing protein: MKTYEQVLEKVELALAKGEYHYCIEFLLPIIESFPLSSKEGVNLRTILITALCGINKREEAKRFCKELLKSYDNKTRENAKYLMEVIDSPDIKKPENWNLQFESDPSLNKKSLNSPRKKREVLKKKKFINVTETPTGETKPFQKGFSLIIFLILLLLIPLLSGCVKIEDTLDLSELDSITNNLVIESKYIKKFPWQLKFEEKMKDIFPDAEIEQDESTFSLKHKNLNLEDTKQVLKITQNTAGELAGESTNIEINTTQKNFIFFKKYFYRLDLDLNSIKGIDNLELIFKIIHPNKAILTDKNNSNLEITKNLIIWDLNQGQINSLEFSFWSLNKLLIGITIILIIIILAYLLRFYRFKLGSDLPQLPSK
- the hemC gene encoding hydroxymethylbilane synthase, giving the protein MTNFKLKIASRRSKLAMVQTLWVKDQLERNIPNLEVSIEAMATQGDKILDVALAKIGDKGLFTKELEAQMLVGHADIAVHSLKDLPTNLPNGLKLGCITKREDPADALVVNKKNDCYKLENLPEGSIVGTSSLRRLAQLRNKYPHLFFKDIRGNVITRIEKLDAGEFDCIILAAAGLKRLGFESRIHQIIPSEVSLHAVGQGALGIECKSDDKKVLEIINILEDKPTSQRCLAERAFLRELEGGCQVPIGVNSKIQNEQLCLTGMVASLDGERLIKDQYIGNINDPEEVGKELAKKLKQQGAEEILSEIFEKFREK
- the priA gene encoding replication restart helicase PriA, whose protein sequence is MKPASNQLLNISYKLEILLDIGSSNESFYYLDGNNLGAEVGDIVSVRLRGRLLNGLVISKKDFSTINNDESNITGGKSIRYLFVESILQKKIIDESWRELIDSLASFYMVSNLKMLKTAFPPGWIGKYKNFSKGLKDQIWIETKKEFDIKKNGLTKKEFFLMDTLSKKGNWQSELIKSGFNYTLINSMVSKNYLAKSKRKKNINSKLNSFVKDHIVTKKPNLTNEQKIAFQKFQTMKPGDALLLWGETGSGKTEVYMRIAEDQFLKKKSCLILAPEIGLIPQLIDRFSRRFNNVVYEYHSNCSPDHRTLVWKKIINANEPLIVIGTRSAVFLPIRNLGLIIMDEEHDVSYKQDSPMPCYDAREIAIEIVKRNSAKLIFGSATPSMKTWKKCIFERNFKLVRMIQRISSNETPEMKIIDMRDEFKKGNMKIFSNELLQLLPQLRLKKEQAIILIPRRGHSGFLSCRNCGYLINCPNCDVPLSVHLGSQGKKWLRCHWCDHKSRLINRCPDCHSTAFKPFGIGTQRVIEFLNEEFPDLRVLRFDRDTTSGKDGHRDILSKFSKGDADILVGTQMLAKGIDIPNITLSVVIAADGLLHRPDISAEEKSLQLFLQVAGRAGRAQKKGKVIFQTYKPNHPVISYLQKRDYERFLIENSRLRKDANLFPFCTICLLKLSGENYELTESIAIKLAKYLLSFCEKKNWKLIGPAPSLIAKVGKKFRWQILIHGPEGTKIPLPDRSILWKLIPKNVFLTIDVNPAEL